The following coding sequences lie in one Streptomyces sp. NBC_00510 genomic window:
- a CDS encoding AAA family ATPase, protein MTTISIGAEEVAAAIDARSRQGVFLVAIDGMGGSGKSTLATALAESRGAAVVHGDDFYRPMDPEERAGLGPEEGYHRYFDWQRLREEVLVPLASGRDATYRRYDWATGDPAPDESHGVSACGIVVVEGVYTARPELADHYDLLVYVDTPREESMRRLRERGDDHGPIDWESRWRLAEEHYLALTRPWERAHLVVSGH, encoded by the coding sequence ATGACGACGATCTCCATCGGTGCTGAAGAGGTTGCCGCCGCCATCGACGCCCGAAGCCGCCAAGGAGTGTTCCTGGTCGCGATCGATGGCATGGGTGGCTCTGGCAAATCGACCTTGGCGACGGCCCTGGCGGAGTCGCGCGGCGCTGCGGTGGTTCACGGTGACGACTTCTACCGCCCCATGGACCCGGAGGAGCGTGCCGGGCTGGGTCCCGAAGAGGGCTACCACCGCTACTTCGACTGGCAGCGGCTGCGCGAGGAAGTGCTTGTCCCACTCGCATCCGGCCGTGATGCCACCTACCGGCGCTACGACTGGGCGACCGGTGATCCGGCCCCGGACGAAAGCCATGGTGTTTCCGCCTGCGGCATCGTCGTCGTGGAGGGCGTGTACACCGCCCGGCCCGAACTCGCCGACCACTACGACCTCCTCGTTTACGTTGACACCCCGCGGGAGGAATCCATGCGCCGACTGCGAGAGCGCGGTGACGACCACGGCCCGATCGACTGGGAGTCTCGCTGGCGCCTGGCCGAGGAGCACTACCTGGCCCTGACCCGTCCCTGGGAAAGGGCCCACCTCGTGGTCTCCGGGCACTGA
- a CDS encoding sigma-70 family RNA polymerase sigma factor: MSGHQPDPWADQAVRDDLTAVLPDTFTAFYCLHHKAYLRYAHLQLDSRPEAEQVVEDVFVQLATVWPHVLQQPNVDGYAWAALKEEVARRLEIQGRSPALVETAAFEQIRRKSRKTFAALESSLGLYTAIARLPERQYDVIVLRFVLGYPMRQVAELMGVSYGTVRSHVRGARRRLARDLGIDWGAEEMNEED, translated from the coding sequence ATGAGCGGCCACCAACCGGATCCGTGGGCCGACCAGGCCGTGCGCGACGATCTGACCGCGGTGCTACCGGACACCTTCACCGCCTTCTACTGCCTGCACCACAAGGCCTACCTGCGGTACGCGCACCTGCAGCTGGACAGCCGGCCCGAAGCCGAGCAGGTCGTCGAGGACGTGTTCGTGCAACTGGCCACGGTGTGGCCGCACGTGCTGCAGCAGCCGAACGTGGATGGCTACGCCTGGGCGGCGTTGAAGGAAGAGGTCGCCCGGCGCCTGGAGATACAAGGCCGCTCCCCCGCCTTGGTGGAGACCGCCGCGTTCGAGCAGATCCGGCGCAAGAGCCGCAAAACCTTCGCCGCACTGGAGTCCAGCCTCGGCCTGTACACGGCGATCGCCCGCCTTCCGGAGCGGCAGTACGACGTGATCGTGCTGCGGTTCGTGCTCGGTTACCCGATGCGGCAGGTCGCCGAACTGATGGGCGTCTCGTACGGGACGGTCCGCAGTCACGTGCGCGGTGCCCGCCGGCGGCTGGCCAGGGATCTGGGGATCGACTGGGGCGCCGAAGAGATGAACGAGGAGGATTGA
- a CDS encoding DUF308 domain-containing protein, which translates to MTQTTVTSAPSTTAATTPSGLRSLHLIRVVFSLIWVALVFTTSASLVSADRPTVIAAVLLVVYPLWDAIATLLERRLAGTGSANRVSTVNMGLGLATTAGMIIAVFSTIGTALLVFGVWALLSGAIQLVVAIRRRRTVGAQWPMVISGAQSVLAGATIAATSASATSSLSTVAGYSAFGAFWFLVSVIALSIRSRRDKR; encoded by the coding sequence ATGACTCAGACCACCGTAACCTCGGCCCCTTCGACCACGGCCGCGACGACGCCTTCCGGGCTCCGATCGCTCCACCTGATCCGAGTCGTCTTCTCCCTGATCTGGGTGGCACTCGTCTTCACGACCTCCGCCTCGCTCGTGTCGGCGGACAGGCCCACGGTGATCGCGGCCGTGCTGCTCGTCGTCTACCCCCTGTGGGACGCCATCGCCACGCTCCTCGAGCGTCGCCTGGCCGGCACCGGCTCCGCGAACCGCGTCAGTACCGTCAACATGGGTCTCGGCCTCGCCACCACCGCCGGAATGATCATCGCCGTGTTCTCCACCATCGGGACGGCCCTGCTCGTGTTCGGCGTCTGGGCCCTCCTGTCCGGAGCCATCCAGCTCGTCGTGGCGATCCGACGCCGGCGCACCGTCGGCGCCCAGTGGCCCATGGTCATCAGCGGTGCACAGTCCGTACTCGCCGGCGCCACCATCGCTGCCACGTCCGCCTCGGCGACGAGCAGCCTGTCCACCGTCGCCGGATACTCGGCCTTCGGTGCCTTCTGGTTCCTCGTCTCCGTCATCGCCCTCAGCATCCGCAGCCGACGCGACAAGCGTTGA
- a CDS encoding histidine kinase: MVMAQNSQDGLAAPLWVRRPEVLHRVAYALAALAFTGQIVAVILRGADWPTALSVLLAGGGVALSWWKPWAGLVVTSAASFAVTAVGHDPLSVWMMAVLVLFSVTLRGKQPLAGTGIVAAFFLGAFMTVGGFRGGAVVGVAAVFSAVAGGATGAALRIHRDHWWTLEERAESAIATREIEATRRVTEERLRIARDLHDVIGHQVAMLSLHLGAAEIGLPEDAESSRQALVSARSSARTVIVETQRILALLRLGDDVSDDEALRPTPALSGLEGLIASFESIGLDIRPSIDIPAGFVEPSVGVTVYRVVQEALTNAYRHGEGTASVDVREHDGRICVTVENRVGRSPRGSDSGSGLGLVGMRERVESSSGRLTIDSHDGRFRVHAEFSPLGAVVR, translated from the coding sequence ATGGTGATGGCGCAGAACAGTCAGGACGGGCTCGCGGCACCGCTGTGGGTCCGCCGCCCCGAGGTGCTGCACCGAGTCGCCTATGCGCTGGCCGCGCTGGCGTTCACCGGTCAGATCGTGGCGGTGATCCTGAGGGGTGCGGACTGGCCGACGGCCCTGTCCGTGCTCCTCGCCGGCGGCGGTGTCGCCCTCTCGTGGTGGAAGCCGTGGGCGGGACTGGTCGTGACGAGCGCGGCGTCCTTCGCCGTCACAGCGGTGGGCCACGACCCCCTGTCGGTGTGGATGATGGCGGTGCTCGTGCTGTTCTCGGTCACCCTCAGGGGAAAGCAGCCGCTGGCCGGAACCGGCATCGTGGCGGCGTTCTTCCTGGGGGCGTTCATGACGGTCGGAGGATTCCGCGGCGGTGCGGTCGTGGGAGTCGCCGCCGTTTTCTCCGCTGTGGCAGGAGGTGCGACAGGGGCCGCGCTCCGCATCCATCGAGACCACTGGTGGACCCTGGAGGAGCGGGCCGAAAGCGCCATCGCCACCCGCGAGATCGAAGCCACCCGACGAGTGACCGAAGAACGACTCCGCATCGCCCGGGACCTCCACGACGTCATCGGCCACCAGGTCGCGATGCTGAGCCTGCACCTCGGTGCAGCGGAAATCGGGCTGCCCGAAGACGCCGAGTCCTCCCGGCAGGCCCTCGTCTCAGCCAGGTCCAGCGCCCGCACCGTCATCGTCGAAACGCAACGCATCCTCGCGCTCCTCCGCCTCGGGGACGATGTCTCCGACGACGAGGCGCTGCGGCCGACCCCGGCGCTCAGCGGCCTGGAAGGACTCATCGCCTCGTTCGAGAGCATCGGCCTCGACATCCGACCCTCCATCGACATCCCCGCCGGCTTCGTGGAGCCCAGCGTCGGCGTGACGGTCTACCGGGTCGTTCAGGAAGCGCTCACGAATGCCTACCGGCATGGAGAGGGGACGGCATCGGTGGACGTGCGCGAGCACGACGGCAGGATCTGCGTCACCGTGGAGAACCGCGTCGGTCGCTCACCCCGCGGCTCCGACTCGGGCAGCGGACTCGGACTCGTGGGGATGCGCGAACGCGTGGAGTCCTCCAGCGGGCGGCTGACGATCGACAGTCACGACGGGCGATTCCGGGTCCACGCGGAGTTCAGCCCCCTGGGAGCCGTCGTCCGATGA
- a CDS encoding response regulator transcription factor, translated as MTRILIVDDQDDIRAGIRAMLRLDPSLVVVDDLSDGLQVVPFLREHPVDLVLMDIRMPGIDGVEATRRIRAEHPPEKTRVIVLTTFDQDDIVLAALRAGANGFLSKTVSPAELVAGITEVVGGGGALSAAATAALIGHMTDRPPPVIDQELLRRFGALTPRERDVVVLIASGLGNDEIAAQMSVSPFTVKTHAVRAMTKVGARDRAQLVSFAFRAGLYP; from the coding sequence ATGACGCGGATTCTGATCGTCGACGACCAGGACGACATCAGGGCCGGGATCCGGGCGATGCTCCGGCTCGACCCGAGTCTCGTCGTCGTGGATGATCTCTCCGATGGACTCCAGGTCGTCCCCTTCCTCCGGGAGCACCCCGTCGACCTGGTCCTGATGGACATCCGGATGCCCGGCATCGACGGTGTCGAAGCGACCCGCCGGATCCGTGCAGAGCATCCACCCGAAAAGACGCGGGTGATCGTGCTGACCACTTTCGACCAGGACGACATCGTTCTCGCCGCCCTGCGCGCGGGCGCCAACGGTTTCCTGAGCAAGACCGTGAGCCCCGCTGAACTCGTCGCCGGCATCACCGAGGTCGTCGGCGGTGGCGGTGCGCTGTCGGCCGCCGCGACCGCCGCGCTCATCGGTCACATGACCGACCGACCGCCCCCGGTGATCGACCAGGAGCTGCTGCGACGCTTCGGCGCTCTGACACCCAGGGAGCGGGACGTGGTCGTTCTCATCGCAAGCGGTCTCGGCAACGACGAGATCGCGGCCCAGATGTCCGTGTCGCCGTTCACCGTGAAGACGCATGCGGTGCGGGCCATGACGAAGGTCGGCGCACGTGATCGGGCGCAGCTCGTCTCGTTCGCCTTCCGGGCCGGTCTCTACCCCTGA
- a CDS encoding RNA polymerase sigma factor, which yields MSWCASGTPRCGATCGGWSARRTSRTISRRRRGSPCCGGCRDCGSPNGSPPRLFTIARRAVTDHLRQAYRVSETSVEEAGTVVVDDGDSLSGVLTAMQVEAGLNGLPLPEREVLILFHLQDLPLAACAEVLGVPPGTVKSRLHRARRMLRSVLAERGYEA from the coding sequence GTGAGTTGGTGCGCGTCTGGCACGCCCCGTTGTGGCGCTACGTGCGGGGGATGGTCGGCTCGCCGCACCTCGCGGACGATCTCGCGCAGGAGGCGTGGGTCGCCGTGCTGCGGGGGCTGCCGAGACTGCGGCAGCCCGAACGGTTCGCCCCCGCGGCTGTTCACCATCGCCCGGCGCGCGGTCACCGACCACCTTCGGCAGGCGTACCGGGTTTCGGAGACGTCCGTGGAGGAGGCCGGCACCGTGGTTGTCGACGACGGCGACTCCCTCAGCGGCGTGCTGACCGCGATGCAGGTGGAAGCCGGCCTCAACGGGCTGCCGCTCCCGGAGCGCGAAGTGCTGATCCTCTTCCATCTGCAGGATCTGCCTCTGGCTGCCTGCGCGGAGGTGCTCGGCGTACCACCCGGCACCGTCAAGAGCAGACTGCACCGCGCGCGCCGCATGTTGCGGAGCGTACTTGCCGAGAGGGGATACGAGGCATGA
- a CDS encoding transmembrane transport protein → MSEQDPAAQRDVPRELERALAAEASLGSRMRHAAVGLAGASAAALLAVLWATEPHPLPARTQAAFAALIAIGLAWAAFATWVLSRRRPLFAQDRVLGARLALLVTVVTGMAGTALAAARATAAGTLATALTGALLVAAAALVLARARRRRRELLRLRDALRREAS, encoded by the coding sequence ATGAGTGAGCAGGACCCCGCAGCTCAGCGGGATGTGCCCAGGGAACTCGAGCGCGCGCTCGCCGCGGAGGCCTCGCTGGGCTCCCGGATGCGCCACGCGGCTGTGGGACTGGCGGGAGCATCCGCGGCGGCACTGCTCGCGGTGCTGTGGGCCACCGAGCCGCATCCGCTTCCTGCGCGCACCCAGGCCGCCTTCGCCGCGCTGATCGCCATCGGGCTGGCCTGGGCCGCCTTCGCCACCTGGGTGCTGAGCAGGCGCCGACCGCTGTTCGCGCAGGACCGGGTGCTGGGAGCGCGGCTCGCGCTCCTGGTCACCGTGGTGACCGGCATGGCAGGGACAGCACTGGCCGCGGCACGCGCCACCGCGGCCGGGACACTGGCCACCGCCTTGACCGGTGCCTTGCTCGTCGCCGCAGCGGCACTCGTCCTCGCCCGGGCCCGGCGCCGACGTCGCGAACTCCTGCGGCTACGGGACGCGCTGCGACGGGAAGCCTCCTGA
- a CDS encoding DUF2470 domain-containing protein: MAIAFVQAAYPTNAERIRSVLARSDSLSLTTDGNCYDLISMHTVDSSGTLRLHVPSDSLLADEAAFTPRGILASLVEFTDLAPTAVRDRVRARVSLAGFLTPAEIQDTPEVLVLRLDLARAAIERDGTTVGVDLDELAAAQTDPLAIEETALLTHLDRDHSDVIAQLGRLVDRNVLQDVVHLRPIALDRHGLTLRCEYARGARTSGSPSTPRPAAQPTSVNGSHTSWPWPVAAPVGAAPITGEQIDHCLRQGARHMCRRAISSRSS; the protein is encoded by the coding sequence ATGGCCATTGCATTCGTCCAGGCGGCCTACCCCACCAACGCAGAGCGGATCCGTTCGGTCCTGGCGCGTTCCGACTCCCTGAGTCTTACGACCGATGGCAACTGCTACGACCTGATTTCCATGCACACGGTCGACAGCAGCGGAACGCTGCGACTGCACGTCCCCTCGGACAGCCTGCTTGCCGACGAAGCCGCGTTCACCCCGCGCGGCATTCTCGCGAGTCTGGTCGAGTTCACCGACCTTGCCCCCACAGCGGTCCGCGACCGGGTCCGGGCCCGCGTGTCCCTTGCCGGCTTCCTCACCCCAGCCGAGATCCAGGACACGCCCGAGGTGCTTGTGCTCCGCCTCGATCTTGCCCGCGCCGCCATCGAACGGGACGGGACGACCGTCGGCGTCGACCTTGACGAACTGGCCGCCGCGCAGACCGACCCGTTGGCCATCGAAGAGACGGCGCTGCTCACCCATCTCGACCGGGACCACAGCGATGTGATCGCCCAACTCGGCAGGCTCGTCGACCGGAACGTCCTGCAAGACGTCGTTCATCTGCGCCCGATCGCACTGGATCGCCACGGGCTTACCCTGCGGTGCGAGTACGCCCGGGGCGCCAGGACGTCCGGGTCGCCTTCCACTCCCCGGCCCGCAGCGCAGCCGACATCGGTCAACGGGTCGCACACCTCATGGCCCTGGCCCGTGGCGGCTCCCGTCGGTGCCGCGCCGATCACCGGTGAACAGATCGATCACTGCCTGCGACAAGGCGCCCGACACATGTGCCGGAGGGCGATCTCCTCGCGGAGTTCGTGA
- a CDS encoding GNAT family N-acetyltransferase — MRTATLADTGALHQLSSAFIPGGALRERPLGHYARHTGDFLVAENEAGEVEGCVAVHRYQERPPAYGSLRQAGPAGSGCAAAVLYNFCVAPGSQGRGIGSALLRAALSRTGTQPVFTATTGNGDLFLRHAFRYCDATTAPAAWLATLDPRRGSRILTRSAGSLWRPVEASGRPE; from the coding sequence GTGCGGACCGCCACCCTTGCGGACACCGGGGCTCTGCATCAACTGTCCTCGGCGTTCATCCCCGGCGGCGCGCTGCGAGAGCGCCCGCTCGGCCACTATGCCCGTCATACGGGCGACTTCCTCGTAGCCGAGAACGAAGCAGGGGAGGTCGAGGGCTGTGTCGCGGTGCACCGCTACCAGGAACGACCGCCCGCGTACGGGAGCCTCCGGCAGGCAGGTCCTGCGGGATCCGGTTGCGCCGCCGCGGTCCTCTACAACTTCTGCGTCGCACCCGGTAGCCAGGGCCGTGGCATCGGTTCGGCCCTGTTGCGGGCCGCACTCTCCCGAACCGGAACGCAACCCGTGTTCACCGCGACCACAGGCAACGGTGACCTGTTCCTCCGGCACGCCTTCCGCTACTGCGACGCAACCACCGCACCTGCCGCCTGGCTGGCCACACTGGACCCACGTCGAGGGTCGAGGATCCTGACCCGATCGGCCGGGTCCCTTTGGCGGCCAGTGGAAGCGTCCGGACGCCCGGAGTGA
- a CDS encoding SDR family NAD(P)-dependent oxidoreductase, with the protein MATARTWFITGASRGLAALWAEAVLEHGDQVAATARDAAVFKPLADRYGSRLLPLELDVTDRAAVDAAVHTAEQHFGGIDILVDNTGHMLHGAVEEVSAEQARAQMDVNYFGALWTTRAVLPGMRERRSGRILQASSIGGLVAYPALGIYQASKWALEAMSQSLAAEVEVYGIHVTLIEPIMFPTGLAAASPQSQPNPAYTHAREALYAGASASGFVPGDPAATSAALLAVADAPKPPLRVLFGAGGLDALRTEFAGRLAGLEEWDHISRLAQGNPAGK; encoded by the coding sequence ATGGCTACTGCCCGCACATGGTTCATCACCGGCGCCTCCCGAGGGCTCGCCGCGCTCTGGGCCGAGGCGGTCCTCGAGCACGGCGACCAGGTCGCCGCCACTGCCCGCGACGCAGCGGTATTCAAGCCGCTCGCCGACCGCTACGGCAGCCGGCTGCTGCCGCTGGAACTCGACGTCACCGACCGGGCTGCCGTCGACGCAGCGGTCCACACCGCCGAACAACACTTCGGCGGCATCGACATTCTGGTCGACAACACCGGGCACATGCTCCACGGCGCGGTCGAAGAGGTCAGCGCCGAGCAGGCCCGGGCGCAGATGGACGTCAACTACTTCGGTGCGCTGTGGACCACCCGGGCCGTGCTGCCCGGGATGCGCGAGCGCCGCTCCGGCCGGATCCTGCAGGCCTCCTCGATCGGCGGGCTGGTCGCCTACCCGGCGCTGGGCATCTACCAGGCCTCCAAATGGGCCCTGGAAGCCATGAGCCAGTCCCTGGCCGCCGAGGTCGAGGTGTACGGCATCCACGTCACTTTGATCGAGCCGATCATGTTCCCCACCGGCCTGGCCGCAGCCTCCCCGCAGTCGCAGCCGAACCCGGCCTACACCCACGCCAGGGAGGCTTTGTACGCCGGTGCGAGTGCGAGCGGTTTCGTCCCGGGTGATCCGGCCGCGACCTCGGCGGCGCTGCTGGCGGTGGCCGACGCCCCGAAGCCGCCGCTGCGGGTGCTGTTCGGCGCAGGCGGCCTCGATGCGCTGCGCACCGAGTTCGCCGGCCGGCTCGCGGGGCTGGAGGAGTGGGACCACATCTCCCGCCTCGCCCAGGGCAACCCGGCGGGAAAGTGA
- a CDS encoding helix-turn-helix transcriptional regulator: MDTQQLAQFLRIRREALSPADVGLAAAGRRRTPGLRREEVAGLAGISTDYYTRLEQERATATPSESVLRALTRALRLSLDERDHLYRLAGLNVPDRRCGDRHVAPALLAVLDRLYDVPAQVMTDLGDTLAQNHLARAVFGELTGRSGPEASIIYRWFTDPGTRCGYPVEDHANESRALVADLRAAVGRRDDDPARTLVDQLRRASLP; the protein is encoded by the coding sequence ATGGACACCCAGCAGCTCGCCCAGTTCCTCCGCATCCGGCGCGAGGCACTCAGCCCCGCCGACGTCGGCCTGGCCGCGGCCGGGCGGCGGCGTACGCCGGGGCTGCGCCGGGAGGAGGTGGCCGGGCTCGCCGGCATCTCGACCGACTACTACACCCGCCTCGAACAGGAGCGGGCCACGGCGACGCCGTCGGAGTCGGTGCTGCGCGCGCTGACCCGTGCGCTGCGGCTGAGCCTGGACGAACGCGACCACCTCTACCGGCTCGCCGGGCTGAACGTGCCGGACCGCCGGTGCGGTGACCGGCACGTCGCCCCGGCCCTGCTGGCCGTCCTCGACCGGCTCTACGACGTGCCCGCCCAGGTGATGACCGACCTCGGTGACACGCTGGCCCAGAACCACCTCGCCCGCGCCGTGTTCGGTGAACTCACCGGCCGCAGCGGCCCCGAAGCGAGCATCATCTACCGCTGGTTCACCGACCCCGGCACGCGCTGCGGTTACCCGGTCGAGGACCACGCCAACGAGTCGCGGGCCCTGGTCGCCGACCTGCGGGCCGCCGTCGGCCGCCGCGACGACGACCCCGCCCGCACCCTGGTCGACCAGCTGCGACGCGCCAGCCTGCCGTGA